In Sphaeramia orbicularis chromosome 12, fSphaOr1.1, whole genome shotgun sequence, the following proteins share a genomic window:
- the rad23b gene encoding UV excision repair protein RAD23 homolog B: MQLTLKTLQQQTFKIDIDEEETVKTLKEKIEEEKGKDGFPVAGQKLIYAGKILSDDQALKEYKIDEKNFVVVMVTKPKAAAAAPKQSPATSAPTTTAPPAPPASSSSSSSDSASTDSKPEEERRPPTAEPTSTPVGRSSEVSTNTSLIDEAVSSLVTGASYEAMVTEMMLMGYEREQVVAALRASFNNPDRAVEYLLTGIPGRDQGHATGPDAVASPVTGDPAAPTGGDNAPASTGSSPTSGEGNPLSFLRNQPQFHVMRQLIQQNAALLPALLQEIGRENPELLQEISNHQEQFIQMLNEPNPEPVPVGGGGVSGGAGGAGGGGGGADLPSGSHMSYIQVTPQEKEAIERLKALGFPEGLVIQAYFACEKNENLAANFLLQQNFDDD, from the exons ATGCAGTTAACTTTGAAAACGTTACAACAGCAGACGTTTAAAATTGACATCGATGAAGAGGAGACG GTAAAAACGTTAAAAGAAAAAATTGAAGAGGAGAAGGGGAAGGATGGGTTTCCAGTTGCTGGACAGAAACTAATATATGCTG GTAAAATTCTCAGCGATGACCAAGCCCTCAAAGAATACAAAATTGATGAGAAGAACTTTGTGGTGGTTATGGTGACAAAG CCTAAAGCCGCCGCTGCAGCTCCAAAGCAGTCACCCGCCACGTCAGCTCCCACAACTACAGCTCCTCCTGCACCTCctgcttcatcatcatcatcctcttcaGACAGCGCCTCCACAGACAGCAAGCCAGAGGAGGAACGACGGCCGCCAACTGCCGAACCAACCTCCACCCCTGTCGG CCGAAGCTCCGAGGTGTCGACAAACACCAGTTTAATCGATGAGGCAGTATCATCTTTAG TGACGGGTGCATCGTATGAGGCCATGGTGACAGAGATGATGCTCATGGGCTATGAGAGAGAGCAGGTGGTGGCGGCTCTGAGAGCTAGTTTCAACAACCCAGACAGAGCAGTGGAGTACCTCCTCACG GGCATCCCAGGCAGAGATCAGGGCCATGCAACAGGGCCCGATGCAGTGGCCTCTCCAGTGACTGGAGATCCAGCTGCACCCACGGGGGGGGATAATGCTCCTGCCAGCACTGGGTCCTCACCGACCTCTGGGGAAG GTAATCCTCTGAGTTTCCTCAGGAATCAGCCTCAGTTCCATGTCATGCGTCAGTTGATCCAGCAGAATGCAGCTCTGCTTCCTGCTCTGCTGCAGGAGATCGGCAGAGAAAACCCAGAGCTTCTGCAG GAGATTAGTAACCATCAAGAGCAGTTTATCCAGATGCTGAATGAACCCAATCCAGAGCCGGTGCCAGTCGGAGGAGGAGGAGTTAGTGGGGGGGCAGGAGGagccggaggaggaggaggaggagcagatctCCCCAGTGGAAGTCACATGAGCTACATCCAGGTCACCCCACAGGAGAAAGAGGCCATCGAGAGG CTAAAAGCCTTAGGATTTCCAGAGGGACTTGTTATACAAGCCTACTTCGCCTGTGAGAAGAATGAGAACTTGGCTGCAAATTTCCTTTTACAACAGAATTTCGATGATGATTAA